From the genome of Leptotrichia sp. HSP-342:
AGTCTTCCAAGTCTTACATATACAGGCCCTTCATATTCAGCCACTGCAAAGACCATTTTTTCTGTTTCTACTGCATCTGCTGGCGATAGCACTACCATTCCTGGAATTGCACGCATTAATGCCACATCCTCAACTGACTGGTGCGAACCTCCATCTTCTCCTAACGAAACTCCTGCGTGAGTTGGACAAATTTTAACATTCAATTGTGGATATGCCACCGAGTTTCTAATCTGATCAAAAGCACGTCCCGCCGCAAAATGTGCAAAAGTTGAGGCAAACGGTATTTTCCCAGTCGTTGCAATACCTGCAGCTGTTCCAATCATATCAGCTTCTGCAATCCCAACATTTATATGTCTTTCTGGAAACTCTTTTTTAAAATATGCGGTCATTGTTGATTTTGACAAGTCTGCTTCCAGTACCACCACATCTTTATTTACTTTTCCCAATTTAACTAACGCTTCTCCATAAGCTACTCTAGTTGATTTTTTTCCATTCTCATATTCTCCTATTTTTTATTTCATTATTTTTAAAAACTTTCTCATACTATTCCACAAGCCAGGGTTAGTGCATAGCACTTTCGCCATTCTCTTTAATACACCATTATTTAAATATGTTAAAATAACTATTATTGCGAAATGAAGGGAAATGGCGTTTGATTTCCCTTGCTATTATTAACTCAATTCTTCCATTGCCTTCTTATATTCTTCATCATTTGGAGCAGCTCCGTGGAATCCAGCGTTATTTTCCATAAATGAAACACCTTTTCCTTTTACAGTGTTTGCAACTATTACTGTCGGCTGTCCTTTAACTGTTCTTGCTGTGTCAAAAGCATTTATGATTTCTTCATAATTGTGTCCGTCAATCTCGATTACATTCCATTTGAATGCCTTGAATTTTTCCCCAATCGGAGCGACATCCATTACATTCGAAACTTTTCCATCAATCTGTAAATTATTATAGTCAACTATCGCAACTAAATTGTCAAGCTTGTAATGTGCAGCTGTCATAGCCGCTTCCCAAACTTGCCCTTCCTGTAATTCTCCATCTCCTAAGATTGTATAAACTCTGTAGTCATTATTGTAAATTTTTGCACTCAAAGCCATTCCATTTGCTGTAGACAGTCCTTGCCCAAGTGAACCTGTTGACATTTCAACTCCAGCCAGTTTTTTCATGTCAGGATGCCCTTGAAGCGGAGAGTGCCATTTTCTAAGTGTTGGAATAAGATTTTTCCCTTCATATCCTAAAAATCCTTTTTCTATCAAAGCCGCATACAGTGCAGGAGCAGCATGACCTTTACTAAGAACTAATCTGTCTCTGTTTTCCATTTTTGGATTTTCTGGGTCGATGTTCATTTCCTTCCAGTAAAGCACAGCCAGAATATCAGCAATTGAAAGTGAACCTCCCGGATGCCCTGATTTTGCCCTATAAATCATTTCAATAATATCTTTTTTCAATATTTTTGCTTTTTTTTGCAAATCTTCGATTTTCATAAAAACCTCCTAAAATTAATTATTAGAAAAAGTGCTATCATCTCATATAAAGTGACGAGTAATCAAGCACTAATTCTATTTATTTAATTTGTTTCTTCATCTAAATCAGACTTCATAAAATGAAGTATCGCAACAGATACCAATGTACCAATAATTATGGCGAGCATAAACCATAATTTTCCTCTTACAACTGGTAGAATTACGGGTCCTCCGTGCGGAACAAGCGCTTCAACATTGTTAATCATACCAATGGCTCCACCTACAGCACTACCAATTATTATTGCGGGTAATACTTTTTTCATGTCTTTTACAGCAAATGGAATAGCTCCCTCCGTTATTCCGATAAGTCCCATAAATATAGCTGATATTCCAAGATCTTTATCTTCCTTTGTATATTTTTTACGATCTATCAGTGTTGAGATCCCCATTGCTAAGGGTGGAATAGCTACTGCAATTCTATGAGCTCCATTAGGTGTATAGATATTTTCTGCCATAAGTGCTAATGTAAATGCTGTTGCAGTCTTATTAATAGGTCCTCCCATATCTACAGCAGTCATTGCACCGATAATAAGCCCTAATATTATTGCACTTCCACCTTGCATAGTTTTAAGTGAGGCAATCAGCCAATTCATAAATAATCCTATTGGTACAGCAATAATGTAAATATATGTCATTCCTAAAATAAACGTAGTAACAATAGGAATTATTAAAATTGGCATAAGTGTACGTATAGTTGCTGGAACTTTCCATTTTTTACACCAGTTTACAAAATATCCTGTTGCAATTCCTAATATCATTGCACCTAAAAAACCTGTTTTAACTTGTCCAGCTCCTATTGGATTATTTGCTATATAACCCAGTATCATTGCTGGTGCAAGTGCTGGTTTACCTGCAATTGAATTTGCGATAAATCCTGATAGTAGTGGTATCATTATAGCAAATCCTGCTACTCCCAAATCATTTAAATTTTTCATAAACTGATTCGTTATTTCCATTCCTGTGTCTGTTGGCTTTCCCGTTGACAGCGCAATTGCTAAAAATACTCCTCCAACTACCACCGAAGGTAACATATAGGAGACTCCCGTATTGAATGCCTTTTGTAAATCTTTTAATAATCTATTATCCTTTGACATTGTAATCAAACTCCTTTATTATAATTTTTCAGCTTTATCAATTATATTGCTTGTGTTTTTTATTGCTTCCCCTGGATCAACTCGGATAACTTTTCCTTCCGCTTCCTTTTGCTCAAATCTGTCTTCTCTATCTATTCCGATAGCAATAGCCAATATTACAGCATCTGCATTATCAATAGTTTCTTGTTCCAGTTCATTTTCTATTCCCATTCCACCTTGTGTTTCAACTTGTACATCATAACCACGTTTTTTACATTCCTTTTCAATCGCCGCCTGTGCCATATATGTATGTGCTATTCCCGTTGGACATGCTGTTACTCCTACTATTTTCATAATTTTCACTCCTTGTATAATTTAATTTTTTTATTATCTGTTTTTTGATGAATATTTTTTTATTGTTTCCAGTGCTTCTTTTGCAGTCTGCACTTTTTCAAGTTTTTCCCTAAAATCATCTTCCAGAATGGAAGTTGATAATTTTATAAGTATTTCCAAATGTTCGTTCCCTGCCTTTTGATCAGGAACTGCAATCATAAATACATATTTTACATTTTCATCGTCAGCCCATTTTATTTCGTCTTTCAATCTTGCATAAGCTACACTTGCCTCTTTTACATACTTGCATTTTCCGTGTGGTATTCCATATGAAAAGCCTACTGCGGTAGAAAAGGAGTTTTCTCTTTCCCATAAAGCGTTCAAAAATCCTATTTTTGGTTCATTTTCTGCCTTATTTAGCCTTCCTTCACGATGTATCATATCCGCAAGTTTTTCAAGGACTTCCGTTTTATCCTTTGCATCTAAATCTAAAGCAATAAGGTTTTCATTTATTAAATCATTAATATTAATCATAATAGTTTTCCTTTCTATCTTTTCCATATTAATAAACCTCATCACTGTAAACAGGATTCTAAATTTTTATTTCAATTTTTTTTCTTTTATCAAAGGTGTAGACTTTTTTAAATCCTATTTCTTTTAAAAGGTTTGACATTTTTTTATTATTTTTGGATAAAGTTTCACAAGCGTGAGAATCTGAGCCTATTGTAATAATTTCTCCACCCAGTTCTCTGTATAGCTGTAGTACTTCTGGCTTGGGAAAAGGCTCGCTAACGCTGTTTAAATATCCTGAACCATTTATTTCCAGTCCTATACCCCGTAATATTGCTGTTTTTAAAATTTTTTCAATAATTTCTCTATAATCTTCAAATTCATAATTTCCAAAACTTTCATATGCGTACCGTTTCATCAAGTCCAAATGTCCGATTACATCAATGTCGGAAACTGATACCATTTTATAAATTTCTTGAAAATATTCATAATAAAGTTCATATTTATTTTTTCCCTGCATATAAAGCCGCAGTTTTACCCCATCTATATTGTGTACAGATCCTATTATAAAGTCGAGCTGCATTTTAGAAGTCTGGAGTATTAAATCTGAAACATATTCCTTTAGGTGAGGTTCTCCAATTTCAAGTCCCATTTTTATATCCAGCTGTTTTCCAAATTTTTCCTGAGCCTTTCTTACCTCATTTTCATATTTTTCATAATCCAATACTCCATAACTTACATCTCTGGGATCCACACTAAAGTGTTCTGTAAAGCAGATGGCATAATCTCCAATTTCTATCGCCCTTTTACACATATCTTCTACAGAACTCTTTCCATCAAATGAGTTGGTAGAATGAACATGATAATCAATCACTTTCATTTTATTTTTCTCCCATTATTTTTTGTTATTTCTTTTCTTCAATTGTTATTTTTTCAGTCTGCTTGTGTATCCTGTCAAATTAAATGTTTCAACATATCTGTCAAGTGATTCCTGCAATTTGTAAATTACATATTTTTCTGCATCTACACCAGCTTCAGACAGATTTGCAAACAAGTCTTCAATTTCCTTTTTAACGTTGTCATTGTTAAATGTATAGTGTCCGCTAATGTCTGTTATTACAGTTATTATTTCTTCATCCTTTAAAAGATCTTCAGTTGATTTTGAAACAGTGTCGTCTGTCATCCATTTCTCCCATCTTCTGCTTGCCACTGATTCTCTTCTTATGCAATCCTTCAAGTTAGATTTTTTAGAAATAAGCCTTTCATTAAACAGCATTTCTTCAAGTTCAACCAATTTCAGATATGCTCTAGTTTCAACTGTACCGTATTCTGGAGCCACGTTCATTGCAGTAATTCCCAATGCAGGATGTGCCAAAAGAATTCCTTCATCCTGATAATCTCCATTGTGTTCCTTTAACCCAACTTCATATTTTTCAGCAACTGACGACAAATCTATAGAGGCTTTTGCATTAAAATGTCCCACATTTTCGGTAAGTCTTGTCAATGTTCCAGTTTGTCCTACAATGAAACATGGATGTGGAAGTCCGTTATCATCCAATTCTTTCATAAGTTTTTGGATAAAGAATTCATAAGATTCTACTGATGTAAGCCCACCGTTTGTTTCTTCTGTTCCCACCTCATAACTTATTTCAGGTAATCCTCGAGCAATTCTTTCCTGTTCAACAAATTTGATTAATTCAACAGTTCTTCTAAGTACAACATTCATATCAATTACTTTACCAACAACATATGGATCTTTTGTCGGATCAATATGTAATAAGTCAAATCCATTGATCAAATCTTCAATATATGATTTTTTTCCAAGTTTCATAGCTTCATCTTCAGGTAAATGTTCCTTTCTTTCCTTATCTCTTTGCCAAGGTCCGCCATGATCTCTACACAAATAGTAAAGTCCATCGAATCCAATTTCTTTTGAAACTTCTTTTATTGCATCTGAAAATCCTTTTTGATCCCAGTTACAAACATATCCTCCACCAAGTTCTTTAGCATCAACCTGATTTCTGCTTGCAATAAACATTAATGGAAAATCTTTTTCTTTAGCCAACAAAATACTAGCTTTTATTAGCATTTTAGACATAGGTCCAATTCCTAGCATTGTAGCTCTTTCAGATTTTTTCAATTTTAACCCTTTTTTTACCACTTCTGATAAAGTCATTTTACTCATAATATATTCCTCCCAAAAAATTATTTATCAATATTTTAATTTTCTATCTCATCTTGATATTATTATAACGCATTTTTATACAAAGTCAATATATTTTTGTAAAAAAAGTACAAAAATTTGAAAAAACAAATTAGGAAGTCTATAAAATCTAACTTTTTCTTGACAATAAAAATTTTTATCAGTATAATTTGTTTGTTAATAAAAAATTACTATTTTAGTGAGATTTTGGTAAATTCTTTACAATCAAAAATAATAAAATAGATCTTTAAAAATCTAATTTCAATTAAATTTAAATATATAAAATTAAAGAAAGGAACTTAATAAATGAACAATAAAAGAAAACCAATTATAGGAATTACTACTTCGCTGGAATTAAATCCAAAAAGATTGAATGATCACAAGACAATAGTTTCTGTGGATTACAGTAAAGCAGTTATAGATGCTGGAGGAATACCGTCTATTTTGCCAATAACAGAAAATATGGAAGTTATAAGGGAACAAATTCAGCATTTGGATGGTCTTTTACTTTCTGGGGGAGGGGATCCTGATCCAATTTTATATGGAGAGGACTGTCTGCAGGAAGTCGGGAGCATTACGCCAGAGCGTGATAAATTTGAACTTACAATTTTGGATGAGTTTATGAAAACTGGAAAGCCTATTTTTGGGATTTGCCGAGGATTACAAATTGCAAATATCTATTTTGGCGGAAGTTTGTATCAAGATGTAAAATATATAGACACAACTGTCAATCATATGCAAAAGTGGCTTCCTGACTTGCCTACACACGATATAAATATTGAAAAAGACAATATTTTATTCGAAATTTTTGGTGAAAAAACAAGAATTAATTCTTATCATCATCAAATGATAAAAGATTTGGGAAATAATTTGACTTCTATTGCAAAAGCGAATGATGGTATAATAGAAGCTTTTCAAAACAAAAATCATAAATTCTTTTACGCAGTACAATGGCATCCTGAAATGATGGCAGTTCGTGGAAATGAGAAAATGCAGAAGATTTTTGATAAATTTATTGAAAGTTGTGGAAAATAATTTAAATTTTAAATAAAAAAGTGAAAAACTAAAATTAATTAGTAATTCACTTTTTTTATTTCGGATTTTTTATTTTAGTACCATAAAAGATTAATTCCATTTTCTTTACATTCTTTTACGATTTCAGGAGTCCAAACTGAAGCCTGAACTTCCCCAATGTGAGCTTTTTGTAACAAGAACATACAAATTCTCGACTGTCCGATTCCTCCACCGATTGTTAACGGTAATTCATTATTTAAAAGCATTTTATGAAAATCAAGATTTTTTCGTTCCTCTAAGTTCAATTCTTTCAATTGACGTTCTAACGCCTCTTTATCTACACGGATTCCCATTGATGATAATTCTAACGAACTATCAAGAACTGGATTCCACATAATCAAATCTCCATTTAGTTCCCAATCATCATAATCTGGAGCACGTCCATCGTGTTTTTCTCCTGATTCTAACACTTTTCCAATTTGCATAATGAAAATTGCACCATTTTCTTTTGCAAACTTATCTTCTCGTTCGTTCGGAGTCAATTCAGGATATAGATTTTCCAGCTCTTGAGAAGTAATAAATGTTACTTCCTTTGGCAAAAATTTTTCAAATTTACTAAATTTATCTGTCAATTCTTTTTCTGTATTTAAAAAGACTTGATATATTTTTTTTACTGTTTCTTTTAAAAAATCTAAATTTCTATCCTCTTTTGAGATAACTTTTTCCCAGTCCCATTGATCCACGTAAATTGAATGAGTGTTATCTAGATCTTCATCTCTTCTAATGGCATTCATATCTGTGTAAATACCTTTTCCAGCCTCTACACCATACTGCTTTAATGCAATTCTTTTCCATTTTGCAAGCGAATGCACAATTTCCAATGTAGCATCTGGCATTTCTTTCATTTCAAAAGCCACAGGACGTTCAACTCCATTTAGATTATCATTAATCCCAGCAGACTTTCTAACAAACATAGGTGCTGAAATTCTTGTTAAATCCAATGATTTTGCAAGTTCTCTCTCAAAACAGTCTTTCGCCACTTTTATGGCAATTTCTGTTTCCATAATTCCGTATTTGGAATCATAATTTTTTGGAATTATAATACTTGACATATACTCTCCTTCTTTCTCAGTTTTTTTATTCTACTTTTAAATGGTATCAAAATTATTATTTATTGTCAAATTTTTCTATATTAAGTAATTTTTTTACATTATTTACAATATTTTGTATAACTTCCATTAATAAAGATTGATTTTCTTCTGAATACATATGTGAAAAAAGAGAATTTAGATTTTCTTCAAAGTTTTCAGGCAAGATTTTGCATTGTTTTTTGCAAAGTTGAATTAAACGTTTTTCGCCAGGGTGTGTTATCTCGTTTATTGCGAATAATAAGTCAAAATATGAAGCTAGAAATTCTGTTATTCTGTGATTTATACTGACAAAATCTTTTCTTGAAATTGCTTTTTTTATTTGATTTGGGTATGCTGGCATTGAAGAGTCTATTAATTCCAGCTGTCTTTTTATGATGTTTTCTTTTAGCTGTTTTGGATAGTTTATGGTATATTTGTTTTTGTATTTTTCAAGAGTTCCGTTTTTGTCATATAAAATTTTGCAGGTAATTAGATTGTGCCACATGCAGGTTGTGTAAGAATTGCTTGGCTGATATTCAGCAATGACTCTTTCGATACCTTTCATAAAGTCTTTCATATCTCGGTAAAGAATATCAATTTCGATTCCGTTATTTAGGACACAATTATCTTCGTATTCCCAAAAGCTGTTTCCAATTTCCATATAACTGCAGAATTTTTTTAGAATATTTTTTCTTTTTTCTTCACTAACTGGGGAATTTACGTAAAGATACACATCATAGTCTGACTTTTCATCATAATTTACTCCCGCTCGTGAACCTCCCAATGCAATTGCCTCAACTTCTTCTAATAAAGATAATTCCTTAAATAATTGTTCTACCATTTTTTTCCTCCTAAAATTATACTAATAGATATATTTTATCACTAAATATTTGATTTTTCTATAATTTTTTATTTGATTTAAAAATTTTTATAAAAATAATCTGATTATCAAAATAAATGATAATATAATATTTTTGATATAAAAATATTTGATTATAGGAGGATATATTCTAAAATGAAAAAAAAGAAAAATTTTAAATTTTTATTATTGTTGACAGGAATTTTATTGTTTGTGCTGTCTTGTGGAGGAAATGTCAGAAAAAATGCCAGCAAGGACGAGATTGTTGCAGCTAATTTCAGGGATATTCGTGACTTGAATCCGGATAATTATGCTGGAGAACTGTATGCACAGAATATTTTATATGAAGGGCTTGTAACAATTAATAAGGATGGAAGCATTGCACCTCAGCTTGCTGAAAAATGGGAAATTTCAAAGGATGGACGTGAATATACATTTCA
Proteins encoded in this window:
- a CDS encoding transketolase family protein — translated: MGKVNKDVVVLEADLSKSTMTAYFKKEFPERHINVGIAEADMIGTAAGIATTGKIPFASTFAHFAAGRAFDQIRNSVAYPQLNVKICPTHAGVSLGEDGGSHQSVEDVALMRAIPGMVVLSPADAVETEKMVFAVAEYEGPVYVRLGRLNIPVLFDENYKFEIGKAATLREGNDVAILATGLMVSEALEAAKLLEEKGVKARVVNVSTIKPLDTETVLKAAKECKFIVTSEEHSVIGGLGSAVSEYLSEVHPTKVVKHGIQDVFGQSADGETMLTNYGLRAKDIAQTVLNNLK
- a CDS encoding transketolase; translation: MKIEDLQKKAKILKKDIIEMIYRAKSGHPGGSLSIADILAVLYWKEMNIDPENPKMENRDRLVLSKGHAAPALYAALIEKGFLGYEGKNLIPTLRKWHSPLQGHPDMKKLAGVEMSTGSLGQGLSTANGMALSAKIYNNDYRVYTILGDGELQEGQVWEAAMTAAHYKLDNLVAIVDYNNLQIDGKVSNVMDVAPIGEKFKAFKWNVIEIDGHNYEEIINAFDTARTVKGQPTVIVANTVKGKGVSFMENNAGFHGAAPNDEEYKKAMEELS
- a CDS encoding PTS fructose transporter subunit IIC produces the protein MSKDNRLLKDLQKAFNTGVSYMLPSVVVGGVFLAIALSTGKPTDTGMEITNQFMKNLNDLGVAGFAIMIPLLSGFIANSIAGKPALAPAMILGYIANNPIGAGQVKTGFLGAMILGIATGYFVNWCKKWKVPATIRTLMPILIIPIVTTFILGMTYIYIIAVPIGLFMNWLIASLKTMQGGSAIILGLIIGAMTAVDMGGPINKTATAFTLALMAENIYTPNGAHRIAVAIPPLAMGISTLIDRKKYTKEDKDLGISAIFMGLIGITEGAIPFAVKDMKKVLPAIIIGSAVGGAIGMINNVEALVPHGGPVILPVVRGKLWFMLAIIIGTLVSVAILHFMKSDLDEETN
- a CDS encoding PTS fructose transporter subunit IIB, which produces MKIVGVTACPTGIAHTYMAQAAIEKECKKRGYDVQVETQGGMGIENELEQETIDNADAVILAIAIGIDREDRFEQKEAEGKVIRVDPGEAIKNTSNIIDKAEKL
- a CDS encoding PTS sugar transporter subunit IIA, translated to MEKIERKTIMININDLINENLIALDLDAKDKTEVLEKLADMIHREGRLNKAENEPKIGFLNALWERENSFSTAVGFSYGIPHGKCKYVKEASVAYARLKDEIKWADDENVKYVFMIAVPDQKAGNEHLEILIKLSTSILEDDFREKLEKVQTAKEALETIKKYSSKNR
- a CDS encoding histidinol-phosphatase HisJ family protein, which encodes MKVIDYHVHSTNSFDGKSSVEDMCKRAIEIGDYAICFTEHFSVDPRDVSYGVLDYEKYENEVRKAQEKFGKQLDIKMGLEIGEPHLKEYVSDLILQTSKMQLDFIIGSVHNIDGVKLRLYMQGKNKYELYYEYFQEIYKMVSVSDIDVIGHLDLMKRYAYESFGNYEFEDYREIIEKILKTAILRGIGLEINGSGYLNSVSEPFPKPEVLQLYRELGGEIITIGSDSHACETLSKNNKKMSNLLKEIGFKKVYTFDKRKKIEIKI
- a CDS encoding class II D-tagatose-bisphosphate aldolase non-catalytic subunit gives rise to the protein MSKMTLSEVVKKGLKLKKSERATMLGIGPMSKMLIKASILLAKEKDFPLMFIASRNQVDAKELGGGYVCNWDQKGFSDAIKEVSKEIGFDGLYYLCRDHGGPWQRDKERKEHLPEDEAMKLGKKSYIEDLINGFDLLHIDPTKDPYVVGKVIDMNVVLRRTVELIKFVEQERIARGLPEISYEVGTEETNGGLTSVESYEFFIQKLMKELDDNGLPHPCFIVGQTGTLTRLTENVGHFNAKASIDLSSVAEKYEVGLKEHNGDYQDEGILLAHPALGITAMNVAPEYGTVETRAYLKLVELEEMLFNERLISKKSNLKDCIRRESVASRRWEKWMTDDTVSKSTEDLLKDEEIITVITDISGHYTFNNDNVKKEIEDLFANLSEAGVDAEKYVIYKLQESLDRYVETFNLTGYTSRLKK
- a CDS encoding gamma-glutamyl-gamma-aminobutyrate hydrolase family protein codes for the protein MNNKRKPIIGITTSLELNPKRLNDHKTIVSVDYSKAVIDAGGIPSILPITENMEVIREQIQHLDGLLLSGGGDPDPILYGEDCLQEVGSITPERDKFELTILDEFMKTGKPIFGICRGLQIANIYFGGSLYQDVKYIDTTVNHMQKWLPDLPTHDINIEKDNILFEIFGEKTRINSYHHQMIKDLGNNLTSIAKANDGIIEAFQNKNHKFFYAVQWHPEMMAVRGNEKMQKIFDKFIESCGK
- the asnA gene encoding aspartate--ammonia ligase; the encoded protein is MSSIIIPKNYDSKYGIMETEIAIKVAKDCFERELAKSLDLTRISAPMFVRKSAGINDNLNGVERPVAFEMKEMPDATLEIVHSLAKWKRIALKQYGVEAGKGIYTDMNAIRRDEDLDNTHSIYVDQWDWEKVISKEDRNLDFLKETVKKIYQVFLNTEKELTDKFSKFEKFLPKEVTFITSQELENLYPELTPNEREDKFAKENGAIFIMQIGKVLESGEKHDGRAPDYDDWELNGDLIMWNPVLDSSLELSSMGIRVDKEALERQLKELNLEERKNLDFHKMLLNNELPLTIGGGIGQSRICMFLLQKAHIGEVQASVWTPEIVKECKENGINLLWY
- a CDS encoding DUF4037 domain-containing protein; its protein translation is MVEQLFKELSLLEEVEAIALGGSRAGVNYDEKSDYDVYLYVNSPVSEEKRKNILKKFCSYMEIGNSFWEYEDNCVLNNGIEIDILYRDMKDFMKGIERVIAEYQPSNSYTTCMWHNLITCKILYDKNGTLEKYKNKYTINYPKQLKENIIKRQLELIDSSMPAYPNQIKKAISRKDFVSINHRITEFLASYFDLLFAINEITHPGEKRLIQLCKKQCKILPENFEENLNSLFSHMYSEENQSLLMEVIQNIVNNVKKLLNIEKFDNK